Within the Arachis duranensis cultivar V14167 chromosome 10, aradu.V14167.gnm2.J7QH, whole genome shotgun sequence genome, the region NNNNNNNNNNNNNNNNNNNNNNNNNNNNNNNNNNNNNNNNNNNNNNNNNNNNNNNNNNNNNNNNNNNNNNNNNNNNNNNNNNNNNNNNNNNNNNNNNNNNNNNNNNNNNNNNNNNNNNNNNNNNNNNNNNNNNNNNNNNNNNNNNNNNNNNNNNNNNNNNNNNNNNNNNNNNNNNNNNNNNNNNNNNNNNNNNNNNNNNNNNNNNNNNNNNNNNNNNNNNNNNNNNNNNNNNNNNNNNNNNNNNNNNNNNNNNNNNNNNNNNNNNNNNNNNNNNNNNNNNNNNNNNNNNNNNNNNNNNNNNNNNNNNNNNNNNNNNNNNNNNNNNNNNNNNNNNNNNNNNNNNNNNNNNNNNNNNNNNNNNNNNNNNNNNNNNNNNNNNNNNNNNNNNNNNNNNNNNNNNNNNNNNNNNNNNNNNNNNNNNNNNNNNNNNNNNNNNNNNNNNNNNNNNNNNNNNNNNNNNNNNNNNNNNNNNNNNNNNNNNNNNNNNNNNNNNNNNNNNNNNNNNNNNNNNNNNNNNNNNNNNNNNNNNNNNNNNNNNNNNNNNNNNNNNNNNNNNNNNNNNNNNNNNNNNNNNNNNNNNNNNNNNNNNNNNNNNNNNNNNNNNNNNNNNNNNNNNNNNNNNNNNNNNNNNNNNNNNNNNNNNNNNNNNNNNNNNNNNNNNNNNNNNNNNNNNNNNNNNNNNNNNNNNNNNNNNNNNNNNNNNNNNNNNNNNNNNNNNNNNNNNNNNNNNNNNNNNNNNNNNNNNNNNNNNNNNNNNNNNNNNNNNNNNNNNNNNNNNNNNNNNNNNNNNNNNNNNNNNNNNNNNNNNNNNNNNNNNNNNNNNNNNNNNNNNNNNNNNNNNNNNNNNNNNNNNNNNNNNNNNNNNNNNNNNNNNNNNNNNNNNNNNNNNNNNNNNNNNNNNNNNNNNNNNNNNNNNNNNNNNNNNNNNNNNNNNNNNNNNNNNNNNNNNNNNNNNNNNNNNNNNNNNNNNNNNNNNNNNNNNNNNNNNNNNNNNNNNNNNNNNNNNNNNNNNNNNNNNNNNNNNNNNNNNNNNNNNNNNNNNNNNNNNNNNNNNNNNNNNNNNNNNNNNNNNNNNNNNNNNNNNNNNNNNNNNNNNNNNNNNNNNNNNNNNNNNNNNNNNNNNNNNNNNNNNNNNNNNNNNNNNNNNNNNNNNNNNNNNNNNNNNNNNNNNNNNNNNNNNNNNNNNNNNNNNNNNNNNNNNNNNNNNNNNNNNNNNNNNNNNNNNNNNNNNNNNNNNNNNNNNNNNNNNNNNNNNNNNNNNNNNNNNNNNNNNNNNNNNNNNNNNNNNNNNNNNNNNNNNNNNNNNNNNNNNNNNNNNNNNNNNNNNNNNNNNNNNNNNNNNNNNNNNNNNNNNNNNNNNNNNNNNNNNNNNNNNNNNNNNNNNNNNNNNNNNNNNNNNNNNNNNNNNNNNNNNNNNNNNNNNNNNNNNNNNNNNNNNNNNNNNNNNNNNNNNNNNNNNNNNNNNNNNNNNNNNNNNNNNNNNNNNNNNNNNNNNNNNNNNNNNNNNNNNNNNNNNNNNNNNNNNNNNNNNNNNNNNNNNNNNNNNNNNNNNNNNNNNNNNNNNNNNNNNNNNNNNNNNNNNNNNNNNNNNNNNNNNNNNNNNNNNNNNNNNNNNNNNNNNNNNNNNNNNNNNNNNNNNNNNNNNNNNNNNNNNNNNNNNNNNNNNNNNNNNNNNNNNNNNNNNNNNNNNNNNNNNNNNNNNNNNNNNNNNNNNTGATGCCTCACCTTCCCATGGTATTGCCATGCCTACTTCTATTTGTACCAAGTCTTCACATATGGTAGGCTCAATCCCATCCCCTGTGCGCATAAGATACTCCGCAAAATCACGATCATTAAGGGATTGCATATTCTGTCGTAGGTGGAGAATTTTGGTGAATGCCCACAAATGTGATTTAACAATAGAAGCTGAAATCATTTGCGACTTACTTCCTTTCGGCACAACAGGTAGTACTTGGCGAAAATCCCCTCCCATAACCATCACCTTCCCTCCAAATGGATTATTGTTTTCTAAGATGTCTCGTAATGTGCGGTCCAGTGATTCCATTGTCTCTTTATTAGTCATTGGCGCTTCATCCCAAATTATCGCGGTCGTCTGCCTAATCAGTTTTGCAAGATCAGATTGTTTACTTATACTGCACGTGGAGGATGGCTCTGCATTGATTGGGATCTTAAATCTAGAATGAGGTGTTCGACCACCAGGCAGTAAAGTTGTAGCTATTCCTGAGGACGCAATTACCAATACAATATGCCCTTTACTTCTTAAGTCTGCAATTATAGCTCTGTAAAGAAATGTCTTACCTGCTCCTCCTGGTCCATCCACGAAGAACACTCCACTTTCTCTTCGATCAATTGTATTCATAATGCACCTGAAAGCTGCAGACTGGTCATGATTCAATCTTTCTATAGAACACAGGTCTTCTTGAGGAACTTCGATGGACATTTCTTCTTGAATAATTCTAGGCATGAAGTTGTTGTTGTCGTTGTCCGAGGTTAGAGCTGGTAAATCGTATTGTGCAATATGTTTTCCATGTTATAGGAGGATGTCATTTAAATCCCTAAGCAAATGATTTGTCAACCCATTACAGGTTGTAGTGCTTGTTGATGCGTAATCATCCACCATACATGCAAGAAACTCGTCCCACAGACTTCTTACATCTGTTGGCTCACAAAAAATTAGAACGGTGGCAAACAACCTTCTTAAAGCACATGGCATTCTCAAAATGGATGCCTCAACCAAACATGATCTTATACTACTATCACTCTCCAACAGTCCTCGATGCTGAGCGGATTGCTTAAAGGACGAATATTGGACACCATCGACCGTTAGCAAATCATCCCAACCAGTTGGGCCTCTTACATTTGACAACAGAATACGCAAATAGAATTTTTTACCTTCTGTTATCCAAACCGGTATAGATCCGACCGATAACTCTCTTTTGTGACCTACGTCGACGCCATTCTTTTTCCTTGCTGTGCCAACTGTAATATTCTGGAATTTTCCTGTACAAAAGATGTCTAGATTGTTGGTCATCGGCCCGATTAAGTGCAAAGAATTCAGTGAGCATTGTTCTTGAGAAATAGTCATTATTAACTATTTTCGTTAAGGCAAAACTCAACCTTACAGAAAATTGTTTTCTAATAAGCACAAAGGGTAGTCCTGAGTTCTCagttgttttgtgttttatccGAGACAGAAAAGCTCTTTTTCCAGAGTGATGGCCTGTTAAGATTTCCACGTCTAACATATTTTGAAAAGTTCCTCGACATAGTAGCCTTGTGCCATTGCATAAGCCCGCCTTGGGATCTATGTTTCTCAGTAACATCAGAGGAGCACCTTTTTTTACCTTCAACATATGAGGTGGCAATCCACCTGTGGAGATCGAGTTAAGATATTCTTGTTGATACAGATTATTTGTATCTCCTTCTACCTCATCAAAGGATGCTAAAATTTGTTCGTCTCCCGGAAATTGGTTGATGACTATATCATTAAGCTGTTGCACATCTTGATTCTTGGGTGTCAATATCATTCTCTCCACCATATAAGATGCATCCCACCTATGAGATTGCAAATTTGGAAAGGTTTCTTCTATTAATTTGTGTAATGATGCCTCACCTTCCCATGGTATTGCCATGCCTACTTCTATTTGTACCAAGTCTTCACATATGGTAGGCTCAATCCCATCCCCTGTGCGCATAAGATACTCCGCAAAATCACGATCATTAAGGGATTGCATATTCTGTCGTAGGTGGAGAATTTTGGTGAATGCCCACAAATGTGATTTAACAATAGAAGCTGAAATCATTTGCGACTTACTTCCTTTCGGCACAACAGGTAGTACTTGGCGAAAATCCCCTCCCATAACCATCACCTTCCCTCCAAATGGATTATTGTTTTCTAAGATGTCTCGTAATGTGCGGTCCAGTGATTCCATTGTCTCTTTATTAGTCATTGGCGCTTCATCCCAAATTATCGCGGTCGTCTGCCTAATCAGTTTTGCAAGATCAGATTGTTTACTTATACTGCACGTGGAGGATGGCTCTGCATTGATTGGGATCTTAAATCTAGAATGAGGTGTTCGACCACCAGGCAGTAAAGTTGTAGCTATTCCTGAGGACGCAATTACCAATACAATATGCCCTTTACTTCTTAAGTCTGCAATTATAGCTCTGTAAAGAAATGTCTTACCTGCTCCTCCTGGTCCATCCACGAAGAACACTCCACTTTCTCTTCGATCAATTGTATTCATAATGCACCTGAAAGNNNNNNNNNNNNNNNNNNNNNNNNNNNNNNNNNNNNNNNNNNNNNNNNNNNNNNNNNNNNNNNNNNNNNNNNNNNNNNNNNNNNNNNNNNNNNNNNNNNNNNNNNNNNNNNNNNNNNNNNNNNNNNNNNNNNNNNNNNNNNNNNNNNNNNNNNNNNNNNNNNNNNNNNNNNNNNNNNNNNNNNNNNNNNNNNNNNNNNNNNNNNNNNNNNNNNNNNNNNNNNNNNNNNNNNNNNNNNNNNNNNNNNNNNNNNNNNNNNNNNNNNNNNNNNNNNNNNNNNNNNNNNNNNNNNNNNNNNNNNNNNNNNNNNNNNNNNNNNNNNNNNNNNNNNNNNNNNNNNNNNNNNNNNNNNNNNNNNNNNNNNNNNNNNNNNNNNNNNNNNNNNNNNNNNNNNNNNNNNNNNNNNNNNNNNNNNNNNNNNNNNNNNNNNNNNNNNNNNNNNNNNNNNNNNNNNNNNNNNNNNNNNNNNNNNNNNNNNNNNNNNNNNNNNNNNNNNNNNNNNNNNNNNNNNNNNNNNNNNNNNNNNNNNNNNNNNNNNNNNNNNNNNNNNNNNNNNNNNNNNNNNNNNNNNNNNNNNNNNNNNNNNNNNNNNNNNNNNNNNNNNNNNNNNNNNNNNNNNNNNNNNNNNNNNNNNNNNNNNNNNNNNNNNNNNNNNNNNNNNNNNNNNNNNNNNNNNNNNNNNNNNNNNNNNNNNNNNNNNNNNNNNNNNNNNNNNNNNNNNNNNNNNNNNNNNNNNNNNNNNNNNNNNNNNNNNNNNNNNNNNNNNNNNNNNNNNNNNNNNNNNNNNNNNNNNNNNNNNNNNNNNNNNNNNNNNNNNNNNNNNNNNNNNNNNNNNNNNNNNNNNNNNNNNNNNNNNNNNNNNNNNNNNNNNNNNNNNNNNNNNNNNNNNNNNNNNNNNNNNNNNNNNNNNNNNNNNNNNNNNNNNNNCCTCCTATATTGAGGATATGAGTCATCACCTCGTCGTGTCTCTGGTACGAACTCTTTTGGGTAGTTGCGTTTACATTGACCGTTCTTCATGCACGGTGAAAATTGATTTAGTGTTCCGCAAGGACCATGGACCATATGCCTTAGCACTGCCTCATGTAAGTGTGGTTCTGTTTCTTTACATGGTATTTCCGCTCGGACCAAACTATCATATTGGTCAGGATCACTCAATTTGTCATTGTTTTCTAAGATTAGCAACATATGTACGTGTGGCAATCCTCTTTTCTGAAATTCGGTGACATAAATATAACTTTTCACCTTTCCCAATACACCTTTGGTAATAACATCATGCTTTAATTGTTCGAGCTTGGCTCTGAAAATCCTAGTTGTTAGATCCGGACGATCCTGTGGAGTTTGAGTAGGACTGAGTTCCGAAGCTATTTCTGACCATGATGGATTGCATGTCATAGTTAGAAAAATATCCGGTTTGCCTTCTTTAAGAACAATAGCCATTCCATCCTCGTACCGTTGAGTCATGTCTCGACGACTGCCCACGAACAACGATGGTAATATCAAACGACGATGGTAATATCGTTCTTCTGCCAACATTTTCTAAAACAGATTTTAGAGAAAAGTATTATTagttttaaagtttaaatttaggAACACGTAATGATCAATCATGTGGCCGTTAAGTTGAATAATTACCAGCATTATTCTTTCCTGTGTGCAAAGCATCTTGCAAGTCTTGATACAGTTCAGCTCGAAGTTCCTTTTGTCTTTGTCGAACCCATCTTAACTTGCCTATTTCCATTTTCACATAGTTGTCAACAACATATTGTTGAAGAAGTCGCCCCGCTTGCAAAACTGTTGAGTGATCATTGGGGCAAATCTACGAATATTGAGgattataaaaaattgttagaAATTGTGAAATGATGTATTGGTACAAACTATCATCTACGGAAGTCTATAAATGATGTAGCAAATATAGAAGATTGTACCTGGAGCATATAGCTGTAATATATCCGGTGTGATACTTTGTATATAGCTATAATATGTCCGGCATGATACTTTGTTTCCACGTTGAGTTCGAGTATTTATATCCCATCCATGGGTTCcaaattgaaaaagaagaggatattGTAGTGGATCGTAATACCCAACAAACTCTTGAATCCTTCCGAGGTTACCAGCATGAGTTTGAACCTTGATATCTCGTCCTCGCACCATTGTTTCAATATCATCACCGACTATTATGGCTGCTACTTGTGAAGCAGTTGGGAGACTGTATTGTGGTTGATTAGCAGGTCGCTCTCTGATCACCAAACTATACTCTTGCACATCTAGTCGTTGTGCAAGCTGGCGAAATACATGGATAAAATGATTATATCGGTGCAACAATTGTTGTAGCTTCAAAACCAAATTTTCGTGCAATTGTGTGTTCTCTAGCATCCTATTTTGTAGCTCGTGCTCAGTATTGTATATATACGGTTGCAAGAAGCGTGGTCACGCCCATTGATCCGGATGAAATCCCTCTATACTGTGGTACATTGATCCTTGAGCACGGAATGTATATATACCATGACTTGCTGAAGCTAATTGTTCGTCTATGTGTACACCACATGAAGTGAATGAAAAAACATGATTGTAACCACGAATGTGTTTCCTAAAATGGTTCCCTTCTGCAGAAGGGTCTAAGAAGATGTCTAGTAATTCCTAAGGAGCATTTACTTGGGGCAAAGAGACTTTTTCTCCATTGCAACACATGTCAAATGTTTCATGGTGAAACAGACGTGCATTACAGTGTGTACATGTCCTTGTAGGAGGCAGTGTAGTTTGAAGCACTGTTGTATTCGCTTGAAAATTTCGAGCACAATTGTAGGATGTTCGGACATGGTGTCTAATTTCTGCACTCGCATAggaatattaaaatattatgttatagaTTTCTTTTCCTACATGTGCCAATAATTGTATGGTTAGGTACTCGGgtagaatttattaattatttcatattattttagataGTGAAATCAAGGGTGAACAAAGAATATGTATACAACTTTTCAATTGTGATTTgtgttttcaaaattaaacgtaatttttaaaaatgtcgtgactttttctatatttttctattgCCTAAACTCATATAAGATTGTCAAAGTTTGAAGTTCTAGGTAATATATGaagttaaatatatatttaatagagCAAATTTTTATTCTGAGTTATACTGAAATATacaaagaatatttttaaaatgatataattctattgtgtttttatttgctatttaattttatgaaaattttgaatgttgcccactaatttgtaagaattttaattatattttttaaaattattatgaaaaattaacgatataataaaaaatttgtccattaaaattgcataaatatttttttatggttaagATACttggtgtttttttattttgttatttttgttggtgtttatgtttataatattttatacatgattaaattttaatttgatgatgttgttaTCATCAAGGGTTTATTCCCTAGTAACTGTAACgatgttaaaatatattttgcatcaataaataatattatgtgTCTCATAGTTTTTGCTATTGGATAAACGATGTAGTAGCATTTTTTTGAGTTAGTACTTAAATCATtgattcattaaaaaatttttttataactcaTAAGAATGTATATACCGTTATCTATGTTTTTAATTTGAGATCTACATTAGTTAGTTACGTGTTGACTTGTAACTTTTAATATAatgtttagtttttttattttaagaaattagaACACTTTGTGCTATTTGTAAATTTTACCATTTATTAAATGCTTAATTTGttaatgaccttataataaaaaggacccatataatttatacagtttatttttaaatacatgAGATAGGACATCAATATTTttgtagtatttattaattgttgtatttgtgtttaaattttttttgttcagtTTTTCTCcttaatttgaaaagatatatgttgttacaaaaattttattatatagttATTGTTAGTATTATTAGTTTTATGAATgtatcaattattttaaatgttttatttattaagtatttattgtaaatttttttattaaattcagAATTTTGGTTACAATATATAATAAGCAGTACagataataaacataataaaaattcatTTGTTATTACGATAACTAATAAGCATAGTAATACAATAAGTTTAACTAATCACATTTTATATAGTAATGATTattatatgatgatgatgataaaatattaaaaatataaatagagtaCTCACCATTTATATTTGCATGGCTTCTAGTATTGTTTATTGTTGGTTCATAAGAAGCAATTGGTTGAGGAATTGAATTAGTAGTTGTAACGGTGTCTTGATGTACACCTATATTTAAAAACAATGCAAAATTTATATGTTATCTacctttttgaaaaaatagaatattagcgcttagcaataaaataaagcgtgttaattaagttggttaattttgttaatattcTACGTTAAGAAGATTTGATGTGCAGACAAATTAACTTATATCGATGTATTTACATGTTTAAAGCATATACAGATACTAATCAGATGATCTATTACTTGGACCAGTtctgttattatatatttccgTACCTATATTTTTAAAGAGCAATATAGAAAATAAGCATAAGTTAAACTAATAAGAGAAGAATTAGTTAACGTTGATTGTGTCAAATAAAATATCGgtaactttaattattttagaattaataACAAATTAGTGCTTAGCAATAAAATAAAGCGTGTTAATTAAGTTGGTTAATCTTGATAATATTCTACGTTAAGAAGATTTAATGTGCAGGTAAAATAACTTATATCGATGCGTTTACATATTTAAAgcatataaaaatactaaccAGGGGATCAGTTACTTGGACCAGCTCCGTTACCATATATTTCGGTACCTA harbors:
- the LOC127742824 gene encoding uncharacterized protein LOC127742824 — protein: MPCALRRLFATVLIFCEPTDVRSLWDEFLACMVDDYASTSTTTSLTSDNDNNNFMPRIIQEEMSIEVPQEDLCSIERLNHDQSAAFRCIMNTIDRRESGVFFVDGPGGAGKTFLYRAIIADLRSKGHIVLVIASSGIATTLLPGGRTPHSRFKIPINAEPSSTCSISKQSDLAKLIRQTTAIIWDEAPMTNKETMESLDRTLRDILENNNPFGGKVMVMGGDFRQVLPVVPKGSKSQMISASIVKSHLWAFTKILHLRQNMQSLNDRDFAEYLMRTGDGIEPTICEDLVQIEVGMAIPWEDE
- the LOC107469027 gene encoding uncharacterized protein LOC107469027 codes for the protein MNTIDRRESGVFFVDGPGGAGKTFLYRAIIADLRSKGHIVLVIASSGIATTLLPGGRTPHSRFKIPINAEPSSTCSISKQSDLAKLIRQTTAIIWDEAPMTNKETMESLDRTLRDILENNNPFGGKVMVMGGDFRQVLPVVPKGSKSQMISASIVKSHLWAFTKILHLRQNMQSLNDRDFAEYLMRTGDGIEPTICEDLVQIEVGMAIPWEGEASLHKLIEETFPNLQSHRWDASYMVERMILTPKNQDVQQLNDIVINQFPGDEQILASFDEVEGDTNNLYQQEYLNSISTGGLPPHMLKVKKGAPLMLLRNIDPKAGLCNGTRLLCRGTFQNMLDVEILTGHHSGKRAFLSRIKHKTTENSGLPFVLIRKQFSVRLSFALTKIVNNDYFSRTMLTEFFALNRADDQQSRHLLYRKIPEYYSWHSKEKEWRRRRSQKRVIGRIYTGLDNRR